Proteins from one Flavobacterium sp. N2038 genomic window:
- a CDS encoding geranylgeranylglyceryl/heptaprenylglyceryl phosphate synthase — protein sequence MQQKQINIHQQILEAKSKGQKLLAILLDPDKIAMEKLGDLLVKINQSPATHIFVGGSIVQTTILEDLIAELKQSTNLPVVLFPGDPSQISPQADAILFLSLLSGRNPDYLIEYQVQAAPILKKTKVEVISTGYILIESGNETAVARVSKTKPLNRENFDLALATAQAGEMLGNKLIYLEAGSGAKNAVPLKMIELIAQNIEIPIIVGGGIVDLHAIQKAYNAGADLVVIGTAFENDSHFFES from the coding sequence ATGCAGCAAAAACAAATTAATATACATCAGCAGATTTTGGAAGCAAAAAGTAAAGGTCAAAAATTATTGGCCATACTTTTAGATCCTGACAAAATTGCGATGGAGAAGTTAGGTGATTTATTAGTTAAAATAAATCAGTCTCCTGCAACTCACATTTTTGTTGGAGGAAGTATTGTTCAGACTACTATTTTAGAAGATTTAATTGCAGAACTAAAACAAAGTACAAATTTACCAGTTGTTTTATTTCCGGGAGATCCGTCTCAAATTTCACCTCAGGCAGATGCTATTTTGTTTTTGTCTTTGTTGTCTGGACGAAATCCGGATTATTTAATAGAGTACCAGGTTCAGGCTGCTCCGATTTTAAAAAAAACAAAGGTAGAGGTTATTTCTACAGGTTATATCTTGATTGAAAGTGGTAATGAAACTGCAGTGGCACGTGTCAGTAAAACAAAACCATTAAATCGTGAAAATTTTGATTTGGCATTGGCAACTGCTCAGGCCGGAGAGATGTTGGGGAATAAATTAATATATCTAGAGGCGGGTAGTGGAGCAAAAAATGCGGTTCCGTTGAAAATGATAGAGTTAATTGCGCAAAATATCGAAATTCCTATAATTGTTGGAGGAGGAATTGTAGATTTGCACGCAATTCAAAAAGCATACAATGCAGGAGCAGATTTAGTAGTTATTGGAACTGCTTTTGAAAATGACAGTCATTTTTTTGAATCGTAA
- a CDS encoding GNAT family N-acetyltransferase codes for MIFKKATISDLKEMQQLYIETIQSVCKNDYNPEQIEAWIYGVKNTDRWVEVIETQFVLLAIIENQIAGFGTLKGGNYIDFFYIHKDFQRQGIAAKLLIELELEAKNQHSKIITSDISITAKPFFEKKGFITKAEQKNIRLNATLINYKMEKEFK; via the coding sequence ATGATTTTCAAAAAAGCTACCATTTCAGATTTAAAAGAAATGCAACAACTGTATATCGAAACCATTCAATCCGTTTGTAAAAACGATTATAATCCGGAACAAATCGAAGCCTGGATTTATGGTGTAAAAAATACAGATCGCTGGGTTGAGGTTATCGAAACGCAATTTGTTTTATTAGCTATTATTGAAAACCAAATCGCCGGATTCGGCACTTTGAAAGGCGGGAATTATATTGATTTTTTCTATATTCATAAAGATTTCCAGAGACAAGGAATTGCAGCTAAACTTTTGATCGAATTAGAACTTGAAGCTAAGAATCAGCATTCAAAAATCATAACTTCGGATATCAGCATCACTGCAAAACCATTCTTTGAAAAGAAAGGCTTTATTACAAAAGCTGAACAAAAAAATATTCGTCTCAATGCAACACTTATCAATTACAAGATGGAGAAAGAATTTAAATAA
- a CDS encoding DMT family transporter: MKNFLFLFVAIIFEIIATSALKKSEEFTKLLPSIITIIGYCGAFYCLSFAIRTIPVGFAYAIWSGVGIVLITIIGAVFFKEIPDLPAIIGLALIILGVVVINVFSKTTAH, translated from the coding sequence ATGAAGAATTTTTTATTTTTATTCGTTGCCATAATTTTCGAAATCATTGCTACTTCTGCATTAAAAAAATCCGAAGAATTCACCAAATTACTTCCAAGCATAATTACCATTATAGGATATTGTGGCGCTTTTTATTGTTTAAGCTTTGCTATTAGAACCATTCCGGTTGGTTTTGCTTACGCTATCTGGTCTGGAGTTGGAATTGTTTTAATAACGATTATCGGAGCGGTTTTCTTCAAAGAAATTCCGGATTTACCAGCTATTATCGGACTTGCATTAATTATACTTGGCGTTGTTGTAATTAATGTTTTTTCTAAAACTACGGCACATTAG
- a CDS encoding WG repeat-containing protein, producing MKKIIVFSVFLFLNLTAFAQKNDIWTSFPDKDSTHIGFKDKNGVIKIEPKFMGMTIAHKFENIIAVNEEKNQKWESYYLTKTGKIVGRDSLYIFDNGPDCENEGFIRFTDHKTDKMGMFNPEGKIAIPAIYSNLTKVRNGMILVLKDAEKKQDGEHFFWTGGTELLIDTKNNVLIEDFTYNDNLNFYSLEKSATASKDPIRESFPGVDGQYYSFINFEKEFNEWLKKSVLKDLSKANLEKHSFDKITYWKEPNGWISKSKSKFIDQNYNLLKLKLQQLNSPKTDYFVSTDGLNQFIFESAEYAVYFNNCNESKEWLYPTMDVVINPKNKTDFGQDHFEFLRTENGYKLISISLKKDNLK from the coding sequence ATGAAAAAGATTATTGTTTTTTCTGTTTTTCTCTTTTTAAATTTAACCGCATTTGCTCAAAAGAATGATATCTGGACTTCATTTCCGGATAAAGATTCCACTCACATTGGATTTAAAGATAAAAATGGGGTAATCAAAATTGAACCCAAATTTATGGGAATGACAATCGCCCATAAATTCGAAAATATTATTGCTGTCAATGAAGAAAAAAATCAAAAATGGGAAAGCTATTATTTGACCAAAACCGGAAAAATTGTTGGTCGCGATAGTTTATATATTTTTGACAATGGACCAGATTGTGAAAATGAAGGTTTTATAAGATTTACTGATCATAAAACTGATAAAATGGGAATGTTTAACCCTGAGGGCAAAATTGCAATCCCAGCGATATACAGCAATTTGACCAAAGTCAGAAACGGAATGATTCTGGTTCTTAAAGATGCTGAAAAAAAACAAGACGGAGAACATTTCTTCTGGACTGGAGGAACAGAACTTCTAATCGACACTAAAAACAACGTTTTAATTGAAGATTTTACATACAATGATAATCTTAATTTTTACTCACTGGAAAAATCAGCAACTGCAAGTAAAGACCCTATAAGAGAAAGTTTCCCTGGTGTTGACGGACAATACTATTCGTTTATAAATTTTGAAAAAGAGTTTAACGAATGGCTTAAAAAAAGCGTCCTTAAAGATTTATCAAAAGCCAATTTAGAAAAACATTCTTTTGACAAAATCACCTATTGGAAAGAACCAAACGGCTGGATAAGTAAATCTAAAAGCAAATTTATTGATCAGAATTACAATCTTCTAAAATTAAAACTACAGCAATTAAATTCTCCGAAAACAGATTATTTTGTTTCTACTGATGGATTAAATCAGTTTATTTTTGAATCTGCTGAATATGCCGTGTATTTCAACAACTGCAATGAATCTAAAGAATGGTTGTATCCAACAATGGATGTTGTAATCAATCCAAAAAACAAAACTGATTTCGGACAAGATCATTTTGAATTTTTACGAACTGAAAATGGATATAAATTAATCAGCATTTCTCTTAAAAAAGATAATCTCAAATAA
- a CDS encoding 4'-phosphopantetheinyl transferase family protein, which produces MPLFQTIQFNETTKILIWEITESFEELSSKVILKEKTQLRLDGMKSQMHQRAFLSVRMLIQELGFEDKDLHYDEFGKPYFDCHNYISITHSYHFAAIIVSHETVGIDMELQREKIQRIADKFTDYEMGYLEPNSTKEYIKKLTVIWGAKEAIFKIRNEKGISFKDHINVNDFSLDGSKTQASLHFDNLVKDFDVNYQEVKSDNFEGNFTLVYAFEK; this is translated from the coding sequence ATGCCTTTATTTCAGACCATACAGTTTAACGAAACCACAAAAATTTTAATTTGGGAAATAACCGAATCTTTTGAGGAGCTATCGAGTAAGGTTATTTTGAAGGAAAAGACGCAATTGAGACTTGACGGAATGAAATCTCAAATGCATCAGCGTGCTTTTTTGAGCGTTCGTATGTTGATTCAGGAATTAGGTTTTGAAGATAAAGATTTGCATTATGATGAATTTGGTAAACCTTATTTTGATTGTCATAATTACATTTCAATTACACATTCATATCATTTTGCGGCTATAATAGTTAGCCATGAAACCGTTGGAATCGATATGGAATTGCAACGTGAAAAAATTCAGAGAATTGCCGATAAATTTACCGATTATGAAATGGGTTATTTAGAACCGAATTCTACAAAAGAATACATTAAAAAACTTACTGTAATCTGGGGAGCTAAAGAAGCTATTTTTAAAATCAGAAATGAGAAAGGCATCAGTTTTAAGGATCATATAAATGTTAATGATTTCTCTTTAGACGGAAGTAAAACTCAGGCCAGTCTTCATTTTGATAATTTGGTAAAAGATTTTGATGTAAATTATCAGGAAGTAAAGTCGGATAATTTTGAAGGGAATTTTACTTTGGTTTATGCTTTTGAGAAATAA
- a CDS encoding bifunctional helix-turn-helix domain-containing protein/methylated-DNA--[protein]-cysteine S-methyltransferase, with translation MNTQETINYNRIAEAIDYIKANFKDQPNLDEVAEKVHLSPFHFQRLFSDWAGTSPKKFLQYTSLEHAKKLLKENQATISETAYETGLSGTSRLHDLFVNIEGMTPAEYKNGGKNLEINYSFAESPFGDIIVASTQKGVCFMAFAEDETTGFIALKDKFPNAQFSKKLDLAQQNALFIFQNDWSKLSEIKLHLKGTDFQLKVWETLLKIPMGQLSTYGTIANQIDKPNASRAVGTAIGSNPVAFLIPCHRVIQSSGIFGGYMWGNTRKTAIIGWEGAQTNL, from the coding sequence ATGAACACACAGGAAACCATCAATTATAATCGCATAGCTGAAGCTATAGATTATATCAAAGCCAATTTTAAAGATCAGCCCAATCTTGATGAGGTTGCAGAGAAAGTGCATTTGAGTCCATTTCACTTTCAGCGGCTTTTTAGCGATTGGGCAGGAACGAGTCCGAAGAAGTTTTTGCAATATACCAGTCTTGAACATGCTAAAAAACTACTCAAAGAAAATCAGGCAACCATTTCTGAAACTGCATACGAAACCGGGCTTTCAGGCACAAGTCGTCTGCATGATTTATTTGTAAATATAGAAGGAATGACTCCTGCGGAATATAAAAATGGTGGAAAAAATCTGGAAATAAATTACAGCTTTGCCGAGAGTCCTTTTGGAGATATTATTGTAGCTTCAACACAGAAAGGCGTTTGTTTTATGGCTTTCGCCGAAGATGAAACAACTGGTTTTATTGCGTTGAAAGATAAATTCCCTAATGCTCAATTTTCTAAAAAGCTAGATTTAGCACAACAAAATGCACTTTTCATTTTCCAAAATGACTGGAGTAAATTATCTGAAATAAAACTACACTTAAAAGGAACCGATTTTCAGTTAAAAGTTTGGGAAACGCTACTGAAAATCCCTATGGGACAACTTTCTACCTATGGCACAATTGCAAACCAAATTGATAAACCAAACGCATCTCGAGCAGTTGGAACAGCTATTGGAAGTAATCCTGTTGCATTCTTAATTCCTTGTCATCGCGTGATTCAATCTTCAGGAATTTTCGGCGGTTACATGTGGGGAAATACGAGAAAAACAGCTATTATTGGCTGGGAAGGTGCGCAAACAAATCTATAG
- a CDS encoding group III truncated hemoglobin encodes MKKQIENREDIGFLVNQFYDKIRADEEIGFYFNEIITDWNSHLEKLTDFWEMNLFGIKKYNGNPIAVHNEVDAHFNGKITSNEFGIWLNHWFQTLDEHFEGENVEILKRRARKMSTFLYMNMFENRKKENND; translated from the coding sequence GTGAAAAAACAAATAGAAAATAGAGAAGACATTGGTTTTTTAGTAAATCAATTCTATGATAAAATAAGAGCCGATGAAGAAATCGGCTTTTATTTTAACGAAATAATAACTGACTGGAATTCACATCTTGAAAAACTAACTGATTTTTGGGAAATGAATTTGTTTGGTATAAAGAAATATAACGGTAACCCTATTGCAGTTCATAATGAAGTTGACGCTCATTTTAATGGCAAAATTACTTCAAATGAATTTGGAATCTGGCTAAATCATTGGTTTCAGACTTTAGACGAACATTTTGAAGGCGAAAATGTCGAAATACTAAAAAGACGTGCCCGAAAAATGAGCACTTTTTTATACATGAATATGTTTGAAAATCGGAAAAAAGAAAATAACGATTAA
- a CDS encoding Fic family protein — protein sequence MKPPYDITPTILMLVSAISEKIGAVHAIYLDKQSPQLRKLNRIKTIHSSLQIEGNTLTEEQITALIENKRIIGPQKDVLEVLNAIKVYEKLDQYDSTSSKSFLEAHELLMKDLIADPGKYRKQGVGIVKGSKVAHIAPSHENVPFLMNDLFKYLNDKNELTLIKSCVFHYEMEFIHPFIDGNGRMGRLWQTVILMQEYPVFEFLPFESLISQTQDNYYKSLALSDNTGKSTHFIEYMLNVINKSLDGLLNYNNRTLRDIDRLEYFCSLGIKVFTRKDYMNIFKDISSATASRDLKKGVELKILNITGNQSTTKYSIA from the coding sequence ATGAAGCCTCCGTATGACATTACTCCAACAATATTAATGTTGGTAAGCGCTATATCTGAAAAGATTGGAGCAGTACACGCTATCTATCTTGATAAACAATCTCCTCAATTAAGAAAACTAAATCGAATTAAAACAATTCATTCCTCTTTACAAATTGAAGGCAATACTTTAACCGAAGAACAGATAACTGCTTTAATAGAAAATAAGAGAATTATTGGTCCGCAAAAGGATGTTTTGGAAGTCCTAAATGCTATTAAAGTTTATGAAAAATTAGATCAATATGATTCTACTTCTTCAAAGAGCTTTTTAGAAGCACATGAACTATTAATGAAAGATTTAATAGCTGACCCCGGTAAATACAGAAAACAAGGTGTTGGAATAGTTAAAGGATCAAAAGTTGCTCACATTGCTCCTTCCCACGAAAATGTCCCTTTTTTAATGAATGACTTGTTTAAATATTTAAATGATAAAAACGAATTAACCTTAATTAAGAGTTGTGTTTTTCATTATGAAATGGAATTTATTCATCCTTTTATTGATGGAAATGGAAGAATGGGAAGATTATGGCAAACTGTAATTTTAATGCAAGAATATCCTGTTTTTGAATTTCTACCTTTTGAAAGTTTAATTAGCCAAACGCAAGATAATTATTACAAGTCACTTGCGCTAAGCGATAACACAGGAAAATCCACTCATTTTATTGAATATATGCTCAATGTAATTAATAAGTCTTTAGATGGTTTATTGAATTATAATAATAGAACACTAAGAGACATTGATCGATTAGAATATTTTTGTTCTTTAGGAATTAAAGTTTTTACCCGAAAAGATTACATGAACATATTTAAAGATATTTCTTCAGCGACTGCCAGCAGAGATTTAAAAAAAGGTGTCGAACTGAAAATATTAAATATTACAGGAAATCAAAGTACTACAAAATACAGTATTGCATAA
- a CDS encoding Crp/Fnr family transcriptional regulator has protein sequence MITSELLKKYGAVQKSFAKNEIIFEEGSLPIHYHQIISGEIKMSNYNDDGREFIQGIFYKNQSFGEPPLFLNQKYPANAIAVENSQILFLPKLTFMKLLEENPSISIKIIENLAQRLYYKSVMAAEISTHEPEHRVLKLIDHGIAYFDFKKDSNGYLINFTRQQIGDLTGLRVETVIRTIKALEKKGELKIINRKVYR, from the coding sequence ATGATCACTTCTGAATTATTAAAAAAGTATGGTGCTGTACAAAAGTCTTTCGCTAAAAACGAAATTATTTTTGAAGAAGGGAGTCTGCCAATTCATTATCACCAAATTATTTCAGGAGAAATTAAAATGAGTAATTACAATGATGATGGCCGAGAATTTATTCAGGGAATATTTTATAAAAATCAATCCTTTGGTGAACCTCCATTATTCTTAAATCAGAAATATCCAGCAAATGCGATTGCAGTAGAAAACAGCCAGATACTTTTTCTGCCCAAGCTTACTTTCATGAAACTACTGGAAGAAAATCCATCAATTAGCATCAAAATAATCGAAAACCTGGCACAACGTCTGTATTATAAATCTGTTATGGCAGCAGAAATTTCTACACATGAACCGGAACACCGAGTTTTAAAACTAATTGATCACGGAATTGCTTATTTTGATTTCAAAAAAGATTCAAACGGATATCTTATCAATTTCACAAGACAACAAATAGGAGATTTAACAGGTCTTAGGGTTGAAACCGTTATCAGAACCATTAAGGCTCTTGAGAAAAAGGGAGAACTGAAAATAATTAACCGAAAAGTATACCGATAA
- the pnuC gene encoding nicotinamide riboside transporter PnuC, with product MIDFFLDSYRNAPLWHIALEFLVFVCGILSVWFAKKENIWVYPTGLIATVISVYLLYVAGYIGDMIINGYFSIMSIYGWYVWAKGGTVEDNLPITRTSFNEKLIGIVLFFVTVFVVFGIYKYFDYEIKKDNYVDMISSGIFFAGMWYMARKKIENWTLWIIGDIIVVPLYAYRGLGMLSLQYLIFTILAISAYLEWRKILNSKTQQS from the coding sequence ATGATTGATTTTTTTCTAGACAGTTATAGGAATGCTCCTTTGTGGCACATTGCTTTAGAGTTTTTAGTCTTTGTTTGCGGAATTTTAAGTGTTTGGTTTGCCAAAAAAGAAAACATTTGGGTTTATCCGACGGGATTAATTGCAACTGTAATTTCTGTTTATCTATTATATGTTGCCGGTTACATTGGTGATATGATTATAAATGGATATTTCTCGATTATGAGTATTTACGGTTGGTATGTTTGGGCAAAAGGAGGAACTGTAGAAGATAATTTGCCAATTACTCGTACAAGTTTTAATGAAAAATTAATTGGAATCGTACTGTTTTTTGTAACTGTTTTTGTAGTTTTCGGGATTTATAAATATTTTGACTACGAAATCAAAAAAGACAATTATGTCGATATGATTTCGTCTGGAATATTTTTTGCGGGAATGTGGTATATGGCCAGGAAAAAAATCGAAAACTGGACACTTTGGATTATTGGCGACATTATTGTTGTACCTCTTTACGCTTATCGTGGCTTAGGGATGCTGTCACTTCAATATTTAATTTTTACAATTTTAGCTATTTCAGCTTATTTAGAATGGAGAAAAATCTTAAACAGCAAAACACAACAATCATAA
- the ahcY gene encoding adenosylhomocysteinase, whose translation MSTTTTPFVAFKVKDISLAAWGRKEIELAEAEMPGLMALRAEYKDEQPLKGARIAGCLHMTIQTAVLIETLIALGAEVTWSSCNIFSTQDQAAAAIAAAGIQVYAWKGLDEESFDWCIEQTLFFGEDRKPLNMILDDGGDLTNMVIDRYPELVPGIKGLSEETTTGVHRLYERVKAGTLPMPAININDSVTKSKFDNKYGCKESAVDAVRRATDLMLAGKRVIVCGYGDVGKGTAASFRGAGSIVTVTEIDPICALQAAMDGYEVKKLNTVIANADIIITTTGNKDIVLGEHFEQMKDKTVVCNIGHFDNEIDMAWLNKNHGASKIEIKPQVDKYNIAGKDIIILAEGRLVNLGCATGHPSFVMSNSFTNQTLAQIELWNNSAAYKNDVYMLPKHLDEKVAALHLAKLGVELEVLREDQAAYIGVEVQGPFKPEYYRY comes from the coding sequence ATGAGTACTACAACTACGCCTTTTGTGGCTTTCAAAGTAAAAGACATTTCTCTTGCGGCTTGGGGAAGAAAAGAAATTGAACTAGCTGAAGCTGAGATGCCAGGTTTAATGGCGCTTCGTGCTGAATATAAAGACGAACAACCTCTTAAAGGTGCTCGTATCGCTGGATGTTTACACATGACGATTCAAACTGCAGTTTTGATCGAAACTTTAATTGCTCTTGGTGCAGAGGTTACTTGGTCTTCTTGTAACATTTTCTCTACTCAGGATCAGGCTGCTGCTGCTATTGCTGCTGCAGGAATTCAGGTTTATGCTTGGAAAGGTCTTGACGAAGAATCATTTGACTGGTGTATTGAGCAAACTTTATTCTTTGGTGAAGATAGAAAACCATTGAACATGATTCTTGATGATGGTGGAGATTTAACTAACATGGTTATTGATCGTTACCCAGAATTAGTTCCTGGAATTAAAGGATTATCTGAAGAAACTACAACTGGAGTTCACAGACTTTACGAAAGAGTAAAAGCCGGAACTTTACCAATGCCAGCAATCAACATTAACGACTCTGTTACTAAATCTAAATTTGATAACAAATACGGATGTAAAGAATCTGCTGTAGATGCTGTACGTCGTGCAACTGACTTAATGTTAGCTGGAAAAAGAGTAATCGTTTGTGGATATGGTGATGTTGGAAAAGGAACTGCAGCTTCTTTCAGAGGTGCTGGATCTATTGTAACTGTTACTGAAATTGACCCAATTTGTGCTTTACAAGCTGCAATGGACGGTTACGAAGTTAAAAAATTAAACACTGTAATTGCTAATGCTGATATCATCATTACAACTACTGGAAACAAAGATATCGTTCTTGGAGAGCACTTCGAGCAAATGAAAGACAAAACTGTTGTTTGTAACATTGGTCACTTCGATAACGAAATTGATATGGCTTGGTTAAACAAAAACCATGGTGCATCTAAAATCGAAATCAAACCACAAGTTGACAAATACAACATTGCTGGAAAAGATATCATTATCTTGGCAGAAGGTCGTTTAGTAAACCTTGGTTGTGCTACAGGTCACCCAAGTTTTGTAATGAGTAACTCATTTACGAACCAAACTTTGGCACAAATCGAATTATGGAATAACAGTGCAGCTTATAAAAATGATGTTTATATGTTACCAAAACATTTAGATGAAAAAGTTGCTGCTTTACACTTAGCTAAATTAGGAGTTGAACTTGAAGTTTTAAGAGAAGATCAGGCTGCTTATATTGGTGTTGAGGTTCAAGGTCCATTTAAACCAGAGTACTACAGATACTAA
- a CDS encoding patatin-like phospholipase family protein, with amino-acid sequence MKKTSYLLVFLFLLCLPHIILSQEKKPKVVLVLSGGGAKGIAHIPLLQKLDSLHIVPDLIVGNSMGSIIGGLYAMGYSGDSIEKITKNIYWDKLLGGGQSLRSVSAEEKREFQRYLVGIGVKDGKLNSVGSLLNDQNLREYLSELTYPVYNVKDFDSLPIPFRAMATDLVEGKEVILSKGNLAYAMRASMSLPAIFKPMPYGKSVLVDGGVLNNFPTDIAKQMGADIIIGSDVGGGMEPIDKLNNIMTVLMQTSMFPSNIKNPANRDLCTILVDHLPNLRFSTADFADSNEIYKDGKIATNQNLPALIALSEKLRGFPQRTHGLPDMPKEFVLDTIIYKKISPENLPLVVGRANLKTHVKYTTKDLIAGINRAMGTNLFDEITYNYFIKDEDKLGITLFGFERAKNQLNTSVHYDTYRGVGIIFNYTARNVLADASRLLITADIAEQPKARINYQKNFGGHREWWWASEAYGAFLRQEIYINGKASDNILYNAFEFNNEINRNLNSLKSYFGFGLSYHYTNLKPKYDREYNPNSINITNYSFNNIEMNMHYSYNDMDKVFFATNGTIIKANVSRSFLTDLDTSFSDPNLMPISGKTNGYTKFGFGIEKRLLLKKKITGIIGFDSYFIFQDKLKEDQIPFSGFGYAAKYFLGGIIPSSGSNRFSFAGLHEDELNVTQYMGLKLGSQINIIGKIYLTPHFNIATVGFDTFDDYLDHAFNPKGNWDENLEPSLVISGGAAISYQSILGPIHFDTSWINNIDKVRLFFSVGLSLNP; translated from the coding sequence TTGAAAAAAACATCTTATTTACTCGTTTTCTTATTTTTATTGTGTCTCCCACACATTATTCTTTCTCAGGAAAAGAAACCCAAAGTCGTTTTAGTCCTGAGCGGCGGTGGAGCTAAAGGGATTGCGCATATTCCACTTTTACAAAAACTGGATTCTCTACACATCGTTCCCGATCTTATTGTTGGAAACAGTATGGGAAGCATCATTGGCGGTTTATACGCCATGGGATACTCTGGTGATAGTATCGAAAAAATTACCAAAAACATTTATTGGGATAAACTCCTTGGCGGAGGCCAATCGTTGCGATCTGTAAGCGCAGAAGAAAAAAGAGAATTTCAAAGATATTTAGTCGGAATAGGTGTTAAAGACGGGAAACTCAATAGTGTTGGTTCCCTTTTAAACGATCAAAATCTAAGAGAATACCTTTCTGAATTAACTTATCCTGTATATAATGTCAAAGATTTTGACAGTCTCCCAATCCCTTTTAGAGCCATGGCTACCGACTTGGTTGAAGGCAAAGAAGTTATTTTAAGCAAAGGCAATCTGGCTTATGCAATGAGAGCCAGTATGTCGCTGCCCGCTATCTTCAAACCAATGCCTTATGGGAAAAGTGTATTAGTAGACGGTGGTGTATTGAATAATTTCCCTACAGATATTGCCAAACAAATGGGCGCTGATATTATTATTGGTAGTGATGTCGGAGGAGGAATGGAACCAATTGATAAGCTGAACAATATTATGACGGTTTTAATGCAGACCAGTATGTTCCCTAGTAATATTAAAAATCCGGCAAACCGTGATCTTTGTACAATATTAGTCGATCACTTGCCCAACCTGCGTTTCTCTACCGCCGATTTTGCTGATAGTAACGAAATCTACAAAGACGGTAAAATAGCAACAAATCAAAATCTTCCTGCTTTAATTGCTTTATCAGAAAAGCTCAGGGGATTTCCGCAACGAACTCACGGATTACCCGATATGCCCAAAGAATTTGTGCTTGATACTATAATTTACAAAAAAATAAGTCCCGAAAATCTTCCGTTAGTCGTTGGAAGAGCCAATCTTAAAACTCATGTAAAATATACCACCAAAGATTTAATTGCAGGTATTAACAGAGCAATGGGGACTAATCTTTTTGATGAAATTACGTACAACTATTTTATCAAAGACGAAGACAAACTAGGAATTACATTATTTGGATTTGAGCGTGCTAAAAATCAGCTAAACACATCTGTACATTATGACACTTACAGAGGTGTTGGAATCATTTTTAATTATACCGCCAGAAACGTTCTTGCAGATGCATCACGCCTTTTGATAACTGCTGATATTGCAGAACAGCCAAAAGCGAGAATCAATTATCAGAAAAATTTTGGAGGACACAGAGAATGGTGGTGGGCTTCTGAAGCATATGGTGCTTTCTTAAGACAAGAAATTTACATCAATGGTAAGGCCTCTGATAACATCTTGTATAATGCTTTTGAATTCAACAATGAGATAAACAGGAATTTAAATTCTCTTAAAAGCTATTTTGGTTTTGGACTGAGTTATCATTACACCAATTTAAAACCAAAATACGACCGGGAATACAATCCCAACTCCATCAATATTACCAATTACAGCTTTAACAATATCGAAATGAACATGCATTATTCTTATAATGATATGGATAAAGTTTTTTTTGCAACAAACGGCACAATCATAAAAGCAAATGTGTCGCGATCATTTCTTACCGATCTCGACACCTCATTTTCTGACCCCAATTTAATGCCAATTTCTGGCAAAACAAATGGTTACACAAAATTTGGTTTTGGTATTGAGAAAAGATTGCTCTTAAAAAAGAAAATCACAGGAATCATAGGGTTCGATTCTTATTTTATTTTTCAGGATAAACTTAAAGAGGATCAAATTCCGTTTTCAGGATTTGGTTATGCCGCAAAATATTTCTTAGGAGGAATTATTCCGAGCTCCGGCAGTAATCGTTTTTCGTTTGCAGGTTTACATGAAGACGAACTTAATGTTACTCAATATATGGGACTTAAACTGGGTTCTCAAATAAATATTATCGGAAAAATTTATCTGACACCTCATTTTAATATTGCCACCGTTGGTTTTGATACTTTTGACGATTACCTTGATCACGCATTCAATCCAAAAGGAAATTGGGACGAAAATCTCGAACCTAGTCTTGTAATATCAGGCGGAGCTGCAATTTCCTATCAGTCCATTCTAGGTCCAATCCATTTTGACACCTCCTGGATAAACAATATAGACAAAGTAAGATTATTTTTTAGCGTTGGATTATCACTAAACCCCTAA